The Rhodospirillales bacterium nucleotide sequence GATCCATTTGGACGACGCCGACAAGGTCGCCCGGATCGGAAGCTATTCGCCGACCGGGAAAGTGCCGGTGCTCGTGCACGGCGAGGTCAAGGTCTGGGAGTCGCTCGCGATCTGCGAGTATCTCGCCGAGCTGTTTCCCGAAGCCAAGCTGTGGCCCGAGGATCGCGCGGCGCGCGCCCGCGCCCGCGCGGTCGCGACCGAAATGCACGCGGGTTTCGGCGCCCTGCGCGCGACGCTGTCGATGAATTTGCGCGGGCGCTCGACCCGGCCGCGCGATAAGTTGAACCTGTCGCCCGAGGTCTGGGCCGACATCGAGCGCATCGTCGCCTTGTGGGACGACTGCCGCCGCCGCCACGGCCGCGGCGGGCCGTTCCTGTTCGGCGACTTCACGATCGCCGACGCCATGTACGCGCCGGTGGTCGGGCGCTTCCGCACCTACCAGGTGCCGTTGCCGCCGTCGGCCCGGGAATACGGCGACGCGGTGTGGGCGTGGCCCGCGGTCCGGGAATGGCTGGACGCCGCGCGCAGCGAACCGCCGATCCCCCGCTATGACGTCCTCCTCGCCGCCTGACGCCGCCGTTCCCTACGACGGCCGGCGCTCGATCCGCGAGATGCTCGCCGAACTGCTCGCGCGCCACCGCGAGGACGACATCGTGCTCGGCGACATTCTCGCCTTCCTCGGCGAGCGCGCGTTCGGCGCGCTGCTGCTGATCCTGGCGCTGCCGATGGCGACGCCGCTGTCGGCGATTCCCGGCGTGTCGTCGGTGTTCGGATTGCCGATGGTGATCATCTGCGCGCAACTGATGCTCGGCTACGCCCGCCCGCTGCTGCCCGACGCGCTGGCGCGCCGGACGGTGCGCCGCGAGGCCCTGGTCCGCGCGCTCGAACGGGCCGATCCGTGG carries:
- a CDS encoding exopolysaccharide biosynthesis protein, with amino-acid sequence MTSSSPPDAAVPYDGRRSIREMLAELLARHREDDIVLGDILAFLGERAFGALLLILALPMATPLSAIPGVSSVFGLPMVIICAQLMLGYARPLLPDALARRTVRREALVRALERADPWLIRIERAVHPRMPSLTGPRAERAIGAAATFMATLLALPIPGANQPPALAVSLFAVALIERDGVFAILGWIAVFAAIAIFVAIYGVLFAAGMFMFGKVAG
- a CDS encoding glutathione S-transferase family protein; the encoded protein is MTALTLVIGSKNYSSWSWRPWLALKRTGAPFEEVLIHLDDADKVARIGSYSPTGKVPVLVHGEVKVWESLAICEYLAELFPEAKLWPEDRAARARARAVATEMHAGFGALRATLSMNLRGRSTRPRDKLNLSPEVWADIERIVALWDDCRRRHGRGGPFLFGDFTIADAMYAPVVGRFRTYQVPLPPSAREYGDAVWAWPAVREWLDAARSEPPIPRYDVLLAA